A window of Calonectris borealis chromosome 3, bCalBor7.hap1.2, whole genome shotgun sequence contains these coding sequences:
- the ITSN2 gene encoding intersectin-2 isoform X4 produces the protein MMAQFPTAMNGGPNIWAITSEERAKHDKQFDSLKPTGGYITGDQARTFFLQSGLPASILAEIWTLSDLNKDGKMDQQEFSIAMKLIKLKLQGQHLPAVLPPVMKQTPVFSPLMSARFGMGSMPNLSMPTSMSTITPLAPMSLTSMSSIPPLVISAPLVPSVSTSSLPNGTSSLLQPLSVPFSSTLPHTGSLGPMAGGFGGTSIQKAQSLIDLGSSSSNSSSSASLAGNSPKIASSDWAVPQASRLKYRQKFNSLDKSMSGYLSGFQARNALLQSNLSQTQLATIWSLADIDGDGQLKADEFVLAMHLTDMAKAGQPLPLTLPLELVPPSFRSGKYTENINGTLPSYQPVQEEEPQKKQPVTFEDKRKANYERGNMELEKRRQVLLEQQQREAERKAQKEREEQERRERERQEQERKKQLEMERQLERQRELERQREEERRKEIERREAAKQELERQRRLEWERIRRQELLNQRNREQEEIVKLTSKKKSLNLELEALTDKHQQISGRLQDIRSKKQIRKTELEALDKKYDQGIMEVKQLQQQLQEYQNKLIYLVPEKQLLSERIKNAQLENTQSTGISSVHKKSLEKEELCQRLKEQLDALEKETASKLAEMDAFNSQLKDLRESYSTQQLALEQLNRIKQDKIREVEKRRAELAQKKRLEDEAARKAKREKENRWQENIRREEEEKKKRLEEERMQEKVQEKLKAEEAVALMRERENKRQLHAEEEKNRQATILRETEQQRQKQLEEDKRKQEQIAKEAEERRKQNEEIKKIKEVTNSQEVEKRTSKLNINEKFADLLKPTEGKSLKPPWKNEGNAVSVSESRNSVALVNYRALYPFEARNHDEMSFNTGDIIQVDEKTVGEPGWLYGSFQGHFGWFPCNYVEKIPEGEKSLSPKKALLPPTVSLSTTSAASEPLSPSKSTEDSDYQNIPFSSLNVNTAWQQKSAFTRTVSPGSVSPIHGQGQPVENLKAQALCSWTAKKDNHLNFSKNDIITVLEQQENWWFGEVHGGRGWFPKSYVKLLPGSEIKKEEPEAIYAAVKKKPNTQSYAAGEEYVALYSYSSSEPGDLTFTEGEEILVIQKEGEWWTGSIDGRTGIFPSNYVRPKDQEASSNAGKTGTINKKPEIAQVTTAYAASGTEQLSLAPGQLILILKKNASGWWQGELQARGKKRQKGWFPASHVKLLGPSSERTISAVPSVCQVIAMYDYTANNEDELSFSKGQLINVLSKDDADWWQGEISGVTGLFPSNYVKMTTDSDPSQQ, from the exons gaggtCCAAACATATGGGCCATCACCTCTGAAGAGCGGGCCAAGCATGACAAGCAGTTTGATAGCCTTAAACCCACAGGAGGCTACATTACAG GTGATCAAGCACGTACCTTTTTTTTGCAATCAGGTCTACCAGCTTCAATCCTTGCTGAAATATG gacacTATCAGACCTGAACAAGGATGGAAAAATGGATCAACAGGAGTTCTCTATAGCTATGAAACTTATCAAGCTGAAATTGCAAGGACAGCACTTGCCTGCGGTTCTCCCTCCTGTCATGAAACAAACTCCAGTATTTTCGCCGCTAATGTCAGCTCGCTTTG GAATGGGTAGTATGCCAAATCTGTCCATGCCAACATCTATGTCTACGATCACACCGTTAGCTCCCATGTCTCTGACCTCCATGAGTTCCATTCCTCCTTTGGTTATCTCTGCTCCCTTGGTGCCTTCTGTCAGTACCTCCTCATTGCCAAATGGAACATCCAGCCTTCTGCAGCCTTTGTCCGTACCTTTCTCTTCAA cgCTGCCTCATACTGGTTCTTTAGgtcccatggcaggagggtttgGTGGTACTAGTATACAGAAGGCTCAGTCACTAATCGATTTAGGATCTAGCAG TTCAAATTCTTCCTCTAGTGCTTCACTAGCTGGGAATTCACCAAAGATTGCATCCTCAGATTGGGCGGTTCCTCAGGCTTCCAGattaaaatacagacagaaatttAACAGTCTTGATAAAAGTATGAGTGGATATTTATCAG GATTTCAAGCAAGGAATGCCCTTCTGCAATCAAACCTTTCACAGACTCAGTTGGCTACTATTTG GTCACTAGCTGATATTGATGGAGACGGACAGCTAAAAGCTGATGAGTTTGTGTTAGCCATGCACCTAACTGATATGGCCAAAGCCGGACAACCTCTGCCACTAACTCTGCCTCTTGAACTGGTACCACCTTCTTTCAG gagtggaaaatatactgaaaatataaatGGAACTCTGCCATCTTACCAGCCTGTGCAAGAGGAGGAGCCACAGAAAAAACAGCCAG TGACGTTTGAGgacaaaaggaaagcaaactaTGAGAGGGGAAATATGGAGCTGGAAAAACGCCGTCAGGTCCTgttggagcagcagcagagagaggctgAACGTAAGgctcagaaagaaagagaagaacaagagCGAAGAGAGAGGGAGCGTCAGGAACAGGAACGGAAAAAACAACTTGAAATGGAAAGGCAGCTGGAGAGGCAACGAGAGTTGGAAagacaaagggaagaagaaaggaggaaagaaatagaaagacgGGAG GCAGCAAAGCAAGAACTTGAGCGCCAGCGACGATTGGAATGGGAGAGAATTCGTCGCCAAGAACTTCTTAATCAACGTAACAGGGAACAAGAAGAAATTGTCAAGCTGACCTCTAAAAAGAAGAGCCTTAATCTTGAATTAGAAGCCCTG ACGGACAAACATCAGCAAATCTCAGGCAGATTGCAAGATATTCGAAGCAAAAAGCAAATTCGAAAAACTGAGCTGGAGGCTTTAGATAAGAAATATGACCAAGGAATCATGGAAGTTAAGCAACTACAACAACAGCTTCAG GAGTATCAGAATAAACTAATCTATTTAGTTCCCGAAAAGCAATTGTTAagtgaaagaattaaaaatgctcAACTTGAAAACACTCAGA GTACAGGAATCAGTTCAGTGCACAAAAAGTCcctagaaaaggaagaattatgcCAAAGACTTAAGGAACAACTAGATGCCCTTGAAAAAGAAACTGCTTCTAAACTTGCCGAAATGGATGCATTTAACAGTCAGCTTAAG GACCTGAGAGAAAGTTACAGTACACAGCAGTTAGCCTTGGAGCAGCTCAACAGGATCAAACAGGACAAAATAAGAGAGgtagaaaaaagaagagctgaacTTGCACAGAAAAAGCGACTGGAAGATGAGGCTGCAAG aaaagcaaaacgGGAGAAGGAGAACCGATGGCAGGAAAATATccgaagggaagaggaagagaaaaagaagcgaTTGGAAGAAGAACGAATGCAGGAAAAAGTtcaagaaaagctgaaagctgaagAAGCAGTTGCTCTgatgagagaaagggaaaataagcgACAGCTTcatgcagaggaggagaaaaataggCAAGCCACAATCTTGAGGGAAACAGAACAACAAAGACAGAAGCAACTGgaagaagataaaagaaagcaagaacaaaTTGCAAAAGAAGCTGAGGAGAGGCGTAAGCAGAACGAAGAgataaagaagataaaagaagTGACCAACTCTCAAGAGGTGGAGAAACGCACTTCTAAATTAAACATAAATGAGAAGTTTGCAGATCTGTTGAAACCAACAGAGGGTAAAAGTCTTAAGCCACCCTGGAAAAATGAAG GCAATGCAGTTAGTGTCTCAGAGTCTAGGAATTCAGTTGCCTTGGTAAATTACAGAGCTTTATATCCATTTGAAGCAAGGAATCACGATGAGATGAGCTTTAATACTGGCGATATCATTCAG GTTGATGAAAAAACCGTGGGAGAGCCTGGTTGGCTTTATGGGAGTTTTCAGGGACATTTTGGTTGGTTTCCATGCAATTATGTAGAAAAAATAccagaaggagaaaaatctttaTCTCCTAAGAAAGCCTTACTTCCTCCTACAGTATCTTTATCTACTACCTCAGCTGCTTCAGA ACCACTTTCGCCAAGTAAATCCACAGAAGACTCTGATTACCAAAACATACCTTTTTCTAGCCTGAATGTTAATACAGCATGGCAACAGAAATCAGCTTTTACTCGCACTGTGTCCCCTGGATCTGTTTCACCCATTCATGGACAG GGGCAACCTGTCGAGAACTTAAAAGCACAAGCACTTTGCTCTTGGACTGCAAAAAAAGATAACCACttgaatttttcaaaaaatgataTCATAACTGtcctggagcagcaggaaaaCTGGTGGTTTGGAGAGGTACATGGAGGAAGGGGTTGGTTTCCAAAATCTTACGTCAAGCTGTTACCTGGGAGTGAAATCAAGAAAGAGGA accAGAAGCTATTTATGCAGCTGTAAAGAAAAAGCCTAATACACAGTCTTACGCAGCAGGAGAGG AGTATGTTGCGCTCTATTCATATTCAAGCTCTGAGCCTGGTGACTTGACTTTCACGGAAGGTGAGGAGATCTTAGTGATCCAGAAGGAAGGGGAATGGTGGACCGGGAGCATTGATGGCAGAACTGGAATCTTTCCCTCCAATTACGTCAGACCAAAGGATCAAGAA GCTTCTAGTAATGCTGGCAAAACTGGAACAATAAATAAGAAACCTG AAATTGCTCAGGTTACTACTGCCTATGCTGCATCAGGAACTGAACAGCTTAGTCTTGCTCCAGGACAGCTAATActtattctgaagaaaaatgctaGTGGATGGTGGCAAGGGGAGTTGCAG GCaagagggaaaaagagacagaaaggatgGTTCCCTGCCAGCCATGTGAAATTACTGGGTCCGAGCAGTGAAAGAACCATATCTGCTGTTCCCTCAG tgtGTCAAGTGATAGCGATGTATGATTACACGGCAAACAATGAAGATGAGCTCAGTTTCTCCAAAGGGCAGCTTATTAATGTACTGAGTAAAGATGACGCTGACTGGTGGCAAGGAGAAATCAGTGGTGTGACAGGTCTCTTCCCCTCAAACTACGTGAAGATGACCACGGATTCTGATCCAAGTCAGCAGT